One window of the Populus trichocarpa isolate Nisqually-1 chromosome 9, P.trichocarpa_v4.1, whole genome shotgun sequence genome contains the following:
- the LOC18101953 gene encoding protein SOSEKI 3 isoform X1: protein METMTMKKYNRQVSPERAKVWTERSPKYQQQNRKVPVVYYLCRNRQLEHPHFIEVPLASPDGLYLRDVIERLNVLRGRGMASLYSWSSKRSYKNGFVWHDLCEDDLILPAHGSEYVLKGSELFEESNSDRFAPAGTIKMQNLKLLPEPASSRSQDDSSSSASLNGKETKHSQEDEVSPPQQRPGSSGVSPESTVGKNSPWNGSLSLTEYKVYKSDGFANASTQTEENVSRPKSRETCSRGVSTDDGSLEQECNENDQNRLPHVKENSEICENSVSPPPSSSSASSSGGKTETLESLIRADVNKINSFRILEEEDIRMPNNARLKATNMLMQLISCGSISVKDHSFGLVPTYRPRFSHSKLPSPLFSTSMMLGELDCLSENPRMMGLRLEEKEYFSGSLIETKMLKEGDGHPSLKRSSSFNADRTCKQPDSVEDNEESTSGRSKCIPRSKASLSKQPHSESLRSPVSDKPRNSSNGANGSQVVHNSSSNGGSKRITEPGSGKKQSKKLDSFREERVIKIEESLLQELGL, encoded by the exons ATGGAGACGATGACAATGAAGAAGTACAACAGGCAAGTAAGTCCAGAGAGAGCCAAAGTGTGGACAGAGAGGTCACCAAAGTATCAACAACAGAATCGTAAAGTCCCTGTTGTTTATTATCTCTGTAGAAATCGTCAGCTTGAGCACCCTCATTTCATTGAAGTCCCTCTTGCTTCACCTGATGGTCTCTACCTTAGAG ATGTAATTGAGAGGCTTAATGTATTGAGAGGCAGAGGGATGGCTTCTTTGTATTCTTGGTCTTCTAAGAG AAGCTATAAGAATGGATTTGTATGGCATGACCTTTGTGAGGATGATTTAATTCTTCCTGCTCATGGAAGTGAATATGTTCTCAAAGGTTCTGAACTCTTTGAAGAATCTAATTCAG ATCGCTTCGCTCCTGCTGGAACCATAAAAATGCAAAATCTGAAACTATTGCCAGAACCCGCATCTTCTAGAAGTCAAGATGATTCCTCATCGTCTGCAAGTTTGAATGGAAAGGAAACAAAGCATTCTCAGGAAGATGAAGTATCCCCTCCACAGCAACGTCCTGGCTCCTCTGGCGTGTCTCCAGAGTCTACAGTTGGAAAGAATTCTCCATGGAATGGCTCTCTTAGCTTGACAGAATACAAGGTTTACAAGAGTGATGGATTCGCAAATGCTTCAACACAGACTGAGGAAAATGTTAGCAGACCTAAATCCCGAGAAACTTGCTCAAGGGGTGTTTCGACTGATGATGGTTCTCTGGAACAGGAATGCAATGAGAATGATCAAAATCGACTTCCACACGTGAAGGAAAATTCTGAGATATGTGAGAATTCAGTTTCGCCTCCCCCATCTTCCTCTAGTGCATCATCATCGGGCGGGAAGACTGAAACTTTGGAGTCTCTTATTAGAGCTGATGTTAATAAAATCAACAGTTTTAGAATCCTTGAAGAGGAAGATATTCGAATGCCAAACAATGCAAGGCTCAAGGCCACTAATATGTTGATGCAATTGATATCCTGTGGGTCAATTTCAGTGAAAGATCACAGTTTTGGACTAGTTCCAACCTACAGGCCGAGGTTTTCTCATTCGAAACTTCCTTCTCCATTGTTCTCTACTTCTATGATGTTAGGAGAGCTTGATTGCTTGTCAGAGAATCCGAGGATGATGGGCCTCAGATTGGAAGAAAAAGAGTATTTCAGTGGGAGCTTGATTGAGACAAAAATGCTCAAGGAAGGAGATGGACATCCTAGTCTGAAGCGTTCTTCTTCCTTCAATGCAGACAG GACGTGTAAACAACCAGATTCAGTTGAAGACAATGAAGAGTCAACCTCTGGACGCTCAAAATGCATTCCACGATCAAAAGCCTCCCTAAGCAAGCAACCGCACAGTGAATCTTTGCGATCGCCAGTTTCTGATAAACCTAGAAACTCCTCTAACGGGGCTAATGGCTCTCAAGTAGTGCACAATAGCTCATCAAATGGTGGCAGTAAAAGAATCACAGAGCCTGGTTCAggtaaaaaacaatcaaagaagCTCGATTCTTTCAGAGAGGAGAGGGTGATCAAAATCGAAGAAA GCTTGCTTCAGGAGCTCGGGTTATAA
- the LOC18101953 gene encoding protein SOSEKI 3 isoform X3, translating to METMTMKKYNRQVSPERAKVWTERSPKYQQQNRKVPVVYYLCRNRQLEHPHFIEVPLASPDGLYLRDVIERLNVLRGRGMASLYSWSSKRSYKNGFVWHDLCEDDLILPAHGSEYVLKGSELFEESNSDRFAPAGTIKMQNLKLLPEPASSRSQDDSSSSASLNGKETKHSQEDEVSPPQQRPGSSGVSPESTVGKNSPWNGSLSLTEYKVYKSDGFANASTQTEENECNENDQNRLPHVKENSEICENSVSPPPSSSSASSSGGKTETLESLIRADVNKINSFRILEEEDIRMPNNARLKATNMLMQLISCGSISVKDHSFGLVPTYRPRFSHSKLPSPLFSTSMMLGELDCLSENPRMMGLRLEEKEYFSGSLIETKMLKEGDGHPSLKRSSSFNADRTCKQPDSVEDNEESTSGRSKCIPRSKASLSKQPHSESLRSPVSDKPRNSSNGANGSQVVHNSSSNGGSKRITEPGSGKKQSKKLDSFREERVIKIEESLLQELGL from the exons ATGGAGACGATGACAATGAAGAAGTACAACAGGCAAGTAAGTCCAGAGAGAGCCAAAGTGTGGACAGAGAGGTCACCAAAGTATCAACAACAGAATCGTAAAGTCCCTGTTGTTTATTATCTCTGTAGAAATCGTCAGCTTGAGCACCCTCATTTCATTGAAGTCCCTCTTGCTTCACCTGATGGTCTCTACCTTAGAG ATGTAATTGAGAGGCTTAATGTATTGAGAGGCAGAGGGATGGCTTCTTTGTATTCTTGGTCTTCTAAGAG AAGCTATAAGAATGGATTTGTATGGCATGACCTTTGTGAGGATGATTTAATTCTTCCTGCTCATGGAAGTGAATATGTTCTCAAAGGTTCTGAACTCTTTGAAGAATCTAATTCAG ATCGCTTCGCTCCTGCTGGAACCATAAAAATGCAAAATCTGAAACTATTGCCAGAACCCGCATCTTCTAGAAGTCAAGATGATTCCTCATCGTCTGCAAGTTTGAATGGAAAGGAAACAAAGCATTCTCAGGAAGATGAAGTATCCCCTCCACAGCAACGTCCTGGCTCCTCTGGCGTGTCTCCAGAGTCTACAGTTGGAAAGAATTCTCCATGGAATGGCTCTCTTAGCTTGACAGAATACAAGGTTTACAAGAGTGATGGATTCGCAAATGCTTCAACACAGACTGAGGAAAAT GAATGCAATGAGAATGATCAAAATCGACTTCCACACGTGAAGGAAAATTCTGAGATATGTGAGAATTCAGTTTCGCCTCCCCCATCTTCCTCTAGTGCATCATCATCGGGCGGGAAGACTGAAACTTTGGAGTCTCTTATTAGAGCTGATGTTAATAAAATCAACAGTTTTAGAATCCTTGAAGAGGAAGATATTCGAATGCCAAACAATGCAAGGCTCAAGGCCACTAATATGTTGATGCAATTGATATCCTGTGGGTCAATTTCAGTGAAAGATCACAGTTTTGGACTAGTTCCAACCTACAGGCCGAGGTTTTCTCATTCGAAACTTCCTTCTCCATTGTTCTCTACTTCTATGATGTTAGGAGAGCTTGATTGCTTGTCAGAGAATCCGAGGATGATGGGCCTCAGATTGGAAGAAAAAGAGTATTTCAGTGGGAGCTTGATTGAGACAAAAATGCTCAAGGAAGGAGATGGACATCCTAGTCTGAAGCGTTCTTCTTCCTTCAATGCAGACAG GACGTGTAAACAACCAGATTCAGTTGAAGACAATGAAGAGTCAACCTCTGGACGCTCAAAATGCATTCCACGATCAAAAGCCTCCCTAAGCAAGCAACCGCACAGTGAATCTTTGCGATCGCCAGTTTCTGATAAACCTAGAAACTCCTCTAACGGGGCTAATGGCTCTCAAGTAGTGCACAATAGCTCATCAAATGGTGGCAGTAAAAGAATCACAGAGCCTGGTTCAggtaaaaaacaatcaaagaagCTCGATTCTTTCAGAGAGGAGAGGGTGATCAAAATCGAAGAAA GCTTGCTTCAGGAGCTCGGGTTATAA
- the LOC18101953 gene encoding protein SOSEKI 3 isoform X2 — METMTMKKYNRQVSPERAKVWTERSPKYQQQNRKVPVVYYLCRNRQLEHPHFIEVPLASPDGLYLRDVIERLNVLRGRGMASLYSWSSKRSYKNGFVWHDLCEDDLILPAHGSEYVLKGSELFEESNSDRFAPAGTIKMQNLKLLPEPASSRSQDDSSSSASLNGKETKHSQEDEVSPPQQRPGSSGVSPESTVGKNSPWNGSLSLTEYKVYKSDGFANASTQTEENVSRPKSRETCSRGVSTDDGSLEQECNENDQNRLPHVKENSEICENSVSPPPSSSSASSSGGKTETLESLIRADVNKINSFRILEEEDIRMPNNARLKATNMLMQLISCGSISVKDHSFGLVPTYRPRFSHSKLPSPLFSTSMMLGELDCLSENPRMMGLRLEEKEYFSGSLIETKMLKEGDGHPSLKRSSSFNADRTCKQPDSVEDNEESTSGRSKCIPRSKASLSKQPHSESLRSPVSDKPRNSSNGANGSQVVHNSSSNGGSKRITEPGSGKKQSKKLDSFREERVIKIEES, encoded by the exons ATGGAGACGATGACAATGAAGAAGTACAACAGGCAAGTAAGTCCAGAGAGAGCCAAAGTGTGGACAGAGAGGTCACCAAAGTATCAACAACAGAATCGTAAAGTCCCTGTTGTTTATTATCTCTGTAGAAATCGTCAGCTTGAGCACCCTCATTTCATTGAAGTCCCTCTTGCTTCACCTGATGGTCTCTACCTTAGAG ATGTAATTGAGAGGCTTAATGTATTGAGAGGCAGAGGGATGGCTTCTTTGTATTCTTGGTCTTCTAAGAG AAGCTATAAGAATGGATTTGTATGGCATGACCTTTGTGAGGATGATTTAATTCTTCCTGCTCATGGAAGTGAATATGTTCTCAAAGGTTCTGAACTCTTTGAAGAATCTAATTCAG ATCGCTTCGCTCCTGCTGGAACCATAAAAATGCAAAATCTGAAACTATTGCCAGAACCCGCATCTTCTAGAAGTCAAGATGATTCCTCATCGTCTGCAAGTTTGAATGGAAAGGAAACAAAGCATTCTCAGGAAGATGAAGTATCCCCTCCACAGCAACGTCCTGGCTCCTCTGGCGTGTCTCCAGAGTCTACAGTTGGAAAGAATTCTCCATGGAATGGCTCTCTTAGCTTGACAGAATACAAGGTTTACAAGAGTGATGGATTCGCAAATGCTTCAACACAGACTGAGGAAAATGTTAGCAGACCTAAATCCCGAGAAACTTGCTCAAGGGGTGTTTCGACTGATGATGGTTCTCTGGAACAGGAATGCAATGAGAATGATCAAAATCGACTTCCACACGTGAAGGAAAATTCTGAGATATGTGAGAATTCAGTTTCGCCTCCCCCATCTTCCTCTAGTGCATCATCATCGGGCGGGAAGACTGAAACTTTGGAGTCTCTTATTAGAGCTGATGTTAATAAAATCAACAGTTTTAGAATCCTTGAAGAGGAAGATATTCGAATGCCAAACAATGCAAGGCTCAAGGCCACTAATATGTTGATGCAATTGATATCCTGTGGGTCAATTTCAGTGAAAGATCACAGTTTTGGACTAGTTCCAACCTACAGGCCGAGGTTTTCTCATTCGAAACTTCCTTCTCCATTGTTCTCTACTTCTATGATGTTAGGAGAGCTTGATTGCTTGTCAGAGAATCCGAGGATGATGGGCCTCAGATTGGAAGAAAAAGAGTATTTCAGTGGGAGCTTGATTGAGACAAAAATGCTCAAGGAAGGAGATGGACATCCTAGTCTGAAGCGTTCTTCTTCCTTCAATGCAGACAG GACGTGTAAACAACCAGATTCAGTTGAAGACAATGAAGAGTCAACCTCTGGACGCTCAAAATGCATTCCACGATCAAAAGCCTCCCTAAGCAAGCAACCGCACAGTGAATCTTTGCGATCGCCAGTTTCTGATAAACCTAGAAACTCCTCTAACGGGGCTAATGGCTCTCAAGTAGTGCACAATAGCTCATCAAATGGTGGCAGTAAAAGAATCACAGAGCCTGGTTCAggtaaaaaacaatcaaagaagCTCGATTCTTTCAGAGAGGAGAGGGTGATCAAAATCGAAGAAAGTTAA